Proteins from one Xiphophorus hellerii strain 12219 chromosome 8, Xiphophorus_hellerii-4.1, whole genome shotgun sequence genomic window:
- the tmem203 gene encoding transmembrane protein 203: protein MLFSLRELVQWLGFATFELFLHLLALLLFSMLVALRVDLLSDRLSWWLVFVPLFAADGLSTYFTAIVSIRLYQENEKRLAVLRLLWVLTVLSLKLVCEVLLCQKLAEQDRARDLWFGLIVSPLFILLQLLMIRACRVN, encoded by the coding sequence ATGTTGTTTTCTCTGAGGGAGCTGGTCCAGTGGCTGGGCTTCGCTACCTTCGAACTCTTCCTCCACCTGCTGGCGCTGCTGCTCTTCAGCATGCTGGTGGCTCTGCGGGTGGACCTGCTGAGCGACCGGCTCAGCTGGTGGCTGGTGTTCGTGCCGCTGTTCGCCGCCGACGGCCTCAGCACCTACTTCACGGCCATCGTGTCGATCCGGCTGTACCAGGAGAACGAGAAGCGGCTGGCGGTGCTGCGGCTGCTCTGGGTGCTGACGGTGCTGAGCCTGAAGCTGGTCTGCGAGGTTCTGCTGTGCCAGAAGCTGGCCGAGCAGGACCGGGCCCGAGACCTGTGGTTCGGCCTCATCGTGTCGCCGCTCTTCATCCTGTTGCAGCTGCTGATGATCCGGGCCTGCCGGGTCAACTGA